The Phycisphaeraceae bacterium genome has a window encoding:
- a CDS encoding PAS domain S-box protein — MTNQRPSLGPPPAASWWPPRARYAALLVALGYFAVAVIWILVSDQIVGMMTNDPARVTIIQMYKGWAFVSATALLLGFILWRWAGRMEREFEARLEAERVHRSLVEHAPVGIFVSVDERIVYINEALAQTLGAPNRAALLGRPFWSIVHPDRHEIIRERMRSILDSGRPTKPLEQDILRLDGSLVTVETSAVLCEFEGRTGLQVIVRDISERKRAEDEIRRLNASLEKRVEERTAELRAANEELESFTYSVSHDLRAPLRAMSGLSRVLLDDYAASLPDEARRYLSMVCDNASQMGALIDDLLSLSRLGRQSMTIGPVSMTALARDAAETVSRAEPVRDVALTIADMPGARGDGALLKQVYLNLFSNAYKYSRPRRPARIEAGSMDRGGETVYFVRDNGVGFDMRYVDKVFGVFQRLHRADEFEGTGVGLAIVRRIVERHGGRVWIESAIDQGTTVFFTIHGEHQP, encoded by the coding sequence ATGACGAATCAGCGACCATCTCTCGGTCCACCGCCTGCCGCGTCGTGGTGGCCGCCGCGAGCGCGTTACGCGGCGCTGCTGGTCGCCCTCGGCTACTTCGCGGTGGCGGTGATCTGGATCCTGGTGTCGGACCAGATCGTCGGCATGATGACGAACGATCCGGCGCGGGTGACGATCATTCAGATGTACAAGGGCTGGGCGTTCGTCAGCGCCACGGCGCTGCTGCTCGGGTTCATTCTGTGGCGCTGGGCGGGACGGATGGAGCGTGAGTTCGAGGCGCGCCTCGAGGCGGAGCGCGTGCATCGTTCCCTGGTTGAACACGCGCCGGTGGGCATCTTCGTCTCCGTGGACGAGCGCATCGTCTACATCAACGAGGCGCTGGCGCAGACGCTCGGCGCCCCGAACCGCGCCGCGCTGCTGGGGCGGCCGTTCTGGAGCATCGTGCATCCGGACCGGCATGAGATCATCCGCGAACGCATGCGATCCATTCTTGACAGCGGGCGACCGACGAAGCCGCTCGAGCAAGACATCCTTCGGCTGGACGGATCGCTGGTGACGGTGGAGACGTCGGCCGTGCTGTGCGAGTTCGAGGGACGGACGGGGCTGCAGGTCATCGTGCGCGACATTTCCGAGCGCAAGCGCGCCGAGGATGAGATCCGTCGTCTCAACGCCTCGCTGGAGAAGCGGGTCGAGGAGCGGACCGCGGAGCTGCGGGCGGCCAACGAGGAGCTCGAGTCCTTTACGTACTCGGTGTCGCACGACCTGCGGGCGCCCCTGCGCGCCATGAGCGGGCTGTCGCGCGTGCTGCTGGACGATTACGCCGCGTCGCTCCCCGACGAGGCCCGTCGATACCTGTCGATGGTGTGCGACAACGCCTCGCAGATGGGCGCCCTGATCGACGACCTGCTGTCGCTGTCGCGGCTGGGGCGTCAGTCGATGACGATCGGCCCCGTCTCGATGACGGCGCTGGCCCGCGACGCCGCCGAAACGGTCTCGCGCGCCGAGCCCGTCCGCGACGTGGCCTTGACCATCGCCGACATGCCCGGCGCGCGCGGCGACGGGGCGCTGCTGAAACAGGTGTATCTCAACCTGTTCTCCAATGCGTACAAGTACAGCCGTCCGCGCCGTCCGGCGCGAATCGAGGCGGGCTCGATGGATCGCGGCGGCGAGACGGTGTATTTTGTGCGCGACAACGGCGTGGGCTTCGACATGCGATATGTTGACAAGGTGTTCGGCGTCTTTCAGCGACTGCATCGCGCCGACGAGTTCGAGGGCACCGGCGTGGGGCTGGCGATCGTGCGCCGCATCGTCGAGCGGCACGGCGGCCGCGTGTGGATCGAGTCGGCGATCGATCAGGGAACCACGGTCTTCTTCACCATTCACGGAGAGCATCAGCCATGA
- a CDS encoding response regulator — MNQSDEVEIVLVEDNPSDLELTLHALRKGRVTNRIQVARDGEEAVTMLLNGSSGPPPHLRLVLLDLKLPKLSGLEVLARIKSDEISRRIPVVVLTSSREDRDIAEAYRLGANSYIVKPVDFEQFTHAVSQVGMYWMLINQAPVLAHR; from the coding sequence ATGAACCAGTCGGACGAGGTGGAAATCGTGCTGGTGGAGGACAATCCGTCCGACCTGGAGCTGACGCTTCACGCGCTGCGCAAGGGCCGGGTGACCAACCGCATCCAGGTGGCCCGCGACGGCGAGGAGGCGGTGACGATGCTGCTGAACGGGTCGAGCGGCCCGCCGCCTCACCTGCGGCTGGTGCTGCTCGACCTGAAACTGCCCAAGCTGAGCGGGCTGGAGGTGCTGGCCCGGATCAAGAGCGACGAGATCTCACGCCGGATTCCGGTGGTGGTGCTGACATCCTCGCGCGAGGACCGGGACATCGCCGAGGCCTATCGTCTCGGAGCCAACAGTTACATCGTCAAGCCGGTGGACTTCGAGCAGTTCACGCACGCGGTGTCGCAGGTGGGAATGTACTGGATGCTGATCAACCAGGCGCCGGTGCTGGCGCATCGGTGA
- a CDS encoding response regulator: MTSQPLRILIVEDRPEDEELVLHELKREGLRFEHRRVDDEKGFGAALDWAPQIILADYNLPQFTARRALELLRQRGDDIPFIVITGSISEEVAVDMMKRGAADYLIKDRLTRLGVAVKQALEQKRLRDAQRANVDALRRMAEIERLLRLELDHRVRNNLASLLSLVDMTRRTTRDVGAFAESIGGRIRVMADVHGLLSAGRYSALPVSRVVELVRPPGAERCVSVTGDDPLVPTSQVASLAIVLHECFTNAQKHGALSTQDGGIDIACRLAEDDKGHAMLRLRWTERGGPAPSTPHEPGNGTQLIAGVVRSDLRGEIRFRWPPQGADHELSFPLAAESAAAPTASAAGE; the protein is encoded by the coding sequence ATGACGAGTCAGCCGCTGCGCATCCTGATCGTGGAGGATCGCCCGGAGGACGAGGAGCTGGTGCTTCATGAACTGAAGCGCGAGGGTCTGCGCTTCGAACACCGGCGCGTGGATGACGAGAAGGGGTTCGGCGCGGCGCTGGATTGGGCTCCGCAGATCATCCTGGCCGACTACAACCTGCCGCAGTTCACGGCGCGGCGCGCCCTGGAGCTGCTGCGCCAACGGGGGGACGACATTCCCTTCATCGTCATCACCGGCAGCATCAGCGAGGAAGTGGCGGTGGACATGATGAAGCGGGGGGCGGCGGACTATCTCATCAAGGACCGCCTGACCCGCCTGGGCGTCGCGGTGAAGCAGGCCCTGGAGCAGAAGCGCCTGCGCGACGCCCAGCGCGCCAACGTGGACGCCCTGCGCCGCATGGCTGAAATCGAACGGCTGCTGCGGCTGGAGCTCGATCACCGCGTGCGCAACAACCTGGCGTCGCTGCTTTCCCTGGTGGACATGACGCGCCGCACCACGCGCGACGTGGGCGCCTTCGCCGAGTCGATCGGGGGGCGCATCCGCGTCATGGCCGACGTGCACGGGCTGCTCTCCGCGGGTCGGTACAGCGCGCTGCCGGTCTCACGCGTCGTGGAGCTGGTGCGTCCTCCCGGGGCGGAGCGATGCGTGAGCGTGACCGGCGATGACCCGCTCGTTCCCACCTCGCAGGTGGCGTCGCTGGCGATCGTGCTCCACGAGTGCTTCACCAACGCGCAGAAGCATGGCGCGTTGAGCACCCAGGACGGGGGCATCGACATCGCCTGCCGCCTTGCGGAGGACGACAAGGGACATGCCATGCTGCGCCTGCGCTGGACGGAGCGGGGGGGGCCGGCGCCCTCCACGCCCCACGAGCCGGGCAACGGCACGCAGCTGATCGCGGGGGTGGTGCGCTCCGACCTGCGGGGCGAGATCCGGTTCCGCTGGCCGCCGCAGGGGGCGGATCATGAACTGTCGTTTCCGCTGGCGGCGGAGTCCGCCGCGGCGCCGACCGCCTCCGCCGCGGGCGAGTGA
- a CDS encoding glycosyltransferase family 1 protein, with protein MRIALITDAWKPQINGVVTTLEQVTTLLRQQGHELLIVHPGQFRTFPLPRYPEIRLAIAPARRLKQQLTDFAPDAIHIATEGTLGFAARRFCLRRRWRFTTSYHTQYAQYGRQYFRIPTRWSYAVLRRFHNAATRMLVPTPSVQRELRSRGFTNAVVWTRGVDTERFRPAAEKNLYHRPRPIFLFCGRVAREKNIEAFLHADLPGTKVVIGDGPAMASLRPRHPHVVFTGFQTGDDLARHMAAGDVFVFPSRTDTFGVVMLEAMACGLPVAAYPVTGPIDVVRPGVTGVLHEDIAIAAMQALLLDPRDCRAQALECSWDRCAAMFLDNLVPRAA; from the coding sequence ATGCGAATCGCCCTCATCACCGATGCGTGGAAACCCCAGATCAACGGCGTCGTCACCACGCTGGAGCAGGTGACGACCCTTCTCCGGCAACAGGGTCACGAACTGCTCATTGTTCATCCGGGTCAGTTTCGGACCTTTCCGCTGCCCAGGTATCCCGAGATCCGCCTGGCGATTGCACCGGCGCGACGTCTCAAGCAGCAACTGACCGATTTCGCTCCCGACGCCATCCACATCGCCACGGAAGGCACGCTGGGCTTCGCCGCCCGTCGGTTCTGTCTGAGGCGGCGCTGGCGCTTCACCACGTCCTACCACACGCAGTACGCCCAGTACGGGCGGCAGTATTTCCGCATCCCGACGCGCTGGTCGTACGCGGTGCTGCGGCGGTTCCACAACGCCGCGACCCGCATGCTGGTGCCCACGCCCAGCGTGCAGCGCGAGTTGCGGAGCCGCGGCTTCACCAACGCGGTGGTCTGGACGCGAGGCGTGGACACCGAGCGCTTCCGACCTGCCGCGGAGAAGAACCTCTACCACCGCCCGCGCCCCATCTTTCTCTTCTGCGGTCGCGTGGCGCGGGAGAAGAACATCGAGGCCTTCCTGCACGCCGATCTGCCCGGCACGAAGGTCGTCATCGGCGACGGTCCGGCCATGGCCTCACTCCGGCCGCGCCATCCTCATGTCGTCTTCACCGGCTTCCAGACCGGCGACGATCTGGCCCGTCACATGGCCGCGGGTGATGTCTTCGTCTTCCCGTCGCGCACCGACACCTTCGGCGTGGTCATGCTCGAAGCCATGGCGTGCGGCCTGCCGGTGGCGGCGTACCCCGTGACCGGCCCCATCGACGTGGTGCGTCCCGGGGTGACCGGCGTGCTGCACGAGGACATCGCCATCGCCGCCATGCAGGCCCTCCTGCTCGATCCACGCGACTGCCGCGCCCAGGCGCTGGAGTGTTCGTGGGACCGATGTGCTGCGATGTTCCTCGACAACCTCGTTCCCCGGGCGGCGTGA
- a CDS encoding acyltransferase has product MRLSTEHGQMMRMSAIDLGAPIGGGVGGQALRADQSGLEASFALLEEVTAGRAGNPEAGNPGADGGLDIRGAGHGMLNAGRVVSRSRIAWRHVVVKALSKLPGTRFKSALTRRLLGVRMGRDVGLAYGVFLDPYDPSMISFGDNVLVGFDSAIFVHMFTLTRQRLRPVTIGSNVMIGAKCLIAPGVTIGDGASIAPGTVVSRDVPAGAMGMGNPMVIRRRGERGQSTDEHG; this is encoded by the coding sequence ATGCGACTTTCAACCGAGCACGGCCAGATGATGCGGATGTCAGCGATCGACCTGGGCGCCCCGATCGGCGGCGGCGTCGGGGGGCAGGCCCTTCGGGCGGACCAGTCGGGGCTGGAGGCGTCCTTCGCCTTGCTGGAGGAGGTGACGGCGGGCCGGGCCGGCAATCCGGAGGCCGGGAATCCGGGGGCGGATGGCGGGCTGGATATCCGCGGGGCGGGTCACGGCATGCTCAACGCGGGTCGCGTGGTGTCGCGCTCGCGCATCGCCTGGCGACACGTCGTCGTCAAGGCGCTGTCGAAGCTGCCGGGCACACGATTCAAGAGCGCACTGACCCGGCGGCTCCTGGGGGTGCGCATGGGGCGCGATGTGGGTTTGGCCTACGGCGTGTTCCTTGACCCGTACGACCCGTCGATGATCTCGTTCGGCGACAACGTGCTGGTGGGGTTCGACAGCGCCATCTTCGTCCACATGTTCACCCTCACCCGTCAGCGCCTCCGCCCGGTGACCATCGGCAGCAACGTGATGATCGGGGCGAAGTGCCTCATCGCCCCCGGCGTGACCATCGGCGACGGGGCCTCCATCGCCCCCGGCACGGTGGTGTCGCGCGATGTGCCCGCCGGCGCCATGGGGATGGGCAACCCGATGGTCATCCGCCGCCGAGGAGAGCGAGGTCAGTCCACCGATGAGCACGGATGA